The DNA region TCATTTTTAACATTTTTTTCATCAATAACTAAATAAGTTTTAATTAAATTAATTAATTCTAATTTATTTGCATTTTCTAAAAAATCATTATCAATTCCAATTATTTCAATATCTTTTATTAATATTTTTTCTTTTATTAAATTAATACCAACTTTTTTTAATTATTTTGGTTCTAATGATTTATCAATTTGCTCAATTTGTTCCATTACAAGAACTTGTTCATCTTGAATTTGGTCAATATCAAGACCCATATCTGGTGTTAAACTATTTTCTTTTTCAAGTAATTCTTGTTTTTTTAATTCTTGTTCTTTAAATAATTCATTTTGTTTTTTAATGCGTACTTGATTAATATTATTTTTAATTTCAATTTTATGATTTTAAATTATTTTTTTTAATTTAATTAAATTATTTCTTAATTTATTAACATCATCTAAACAATCATCAACTACTTTTACTGGTTCACGAAAAACAATATATACTTTACTTACAAGACTAGTAATATCTTTTAAATACACATTTTTATAACCATTAGTATTATAATAATTACGATGACGATAAATAAATTCTGCTAATTATTACCCATTTTCATCCATTCATTTTTTAATATTTAATTATTTTAAACTTAATTCTTTAAAATCATTACCTTTAATAAGAAAAGGAAAAGAAACATTTTTAACTATATCTTTTACATTATTATTATTATTATTCATTTTAAATTTCCTCCAAATTCTTTTCTATAATTAATTTTTCAATATAGTCATAAGCACTCTCTTCTGAATAACACTCTTCTAATGCTTCATTAAATAAATCTTCTTCAGTATAAACTTTGCCATCGTCACTTTTCATATATTATTTATTCTCCTTGTCATTCAATTTTTTCTAAATTAATAATAGTTTTTTCACTATAAAATATATTTTTAGCAGTAAGCTCTGCTTCAATATATGTATAAAAAAAACTGAGTATTAAATCCAAATTTATCTTTTGATAATAATAAGTATTTATATTTTTTCATAATTTAATTCCTCCTAATTTTGTTTACCTAATGCTCAATGTTCATCAGTAATTTCATCGTGTGTAAGAATATATTTATTTTCTTTATCACATTTAAAGCAATAACCTCAATATCTTTTTTTAAAACATATTTTCTTTTTCATAATCATTTTTAAATTCTCATTTTTACAATTAACTACAAAGTACTACAATGTTCTACATTTTGTAGTTACTTGTAGTATTTCATCAAGTCCCCACTAGTAGATTAATTAAGAAATCCTTGCCCAGTTCTTAAAAATTATTTAACCTCTACGCACACGATTTTATTTTTATCCTTGCAATTAATAGTTGTGAATGCACCACTACGCGTCTATCTTAATCAAAGTCATTAATTTACAAAATCGCAAAAAAACAAGTTAACAGCTCTAATGGTTTCATGCCGGCGGAAATGCCTTGTTGGAGAACCTTCCCTAAAAATATGTAATTATAAATTAAACACTTGTAGAGCCAATTATTTAATTTTTAAAGTTGTTTTATAAAATTTAATGTTTTAAAAAAAATTTTAATATTCAGTGTAATAAACATCTTCAAATCATTCTGTTTTTTCACGATGGTTAGGTTACTTTATGAAACTGCTTTGGTGTTCCACATTTTTTGCATTTAATAAAAGTATTTTTAAACATATTTTTCATCTCCTTTTAATGGTTGTTTTTAAATAAAAAAACAACCCTTTAACAAGAGTTGTTTTTTACGGCTTCATCGTACACGATGTATAATTATAAAATCTTCTTTTAAATTTAACATAAATAAAACAACTATTTCCATTAAAGTCTTAGCTGTTAGTGTTAATTTTAATAAGTCCGATGACAAAAATTTATAATATTTTTAAAGAGCATTTTTTTGAAAAGAATACTGGTTAGCAGTTAATAATTTTGGCATTACTTTTGGCACTAACCTTGCCAATTGTTTATCTAATTCTAATTCTACAATAGGGCGTGCCGAAGATGAAACTATTCCAAAATTTTCTAGTGTTTTTCTTTCTGACCTGCTTAATTTTTTATCATCATATTTAGTTAAATTAATAATTTGGTTTGGTTTTAATTTTTCTAATTGTTTGTTAGTAGTTATATGTTCATATGAATTATTAGCAACTGTAAAAGACATACCATTAATTCCAATTGCTGTTGCACTTATTAAACATAATATTTTTTTCATTTATTTTTTCCTTTCATTTTTTTATTATAAATTTAATATTTTCATAGTTAATTCTTTTGCTATAATATCATATACTAATGGAAATAAAATTTCTAACTTAATACTATTCTTAGAATTATTATATCCTATAATATTAATAACATAATTATTAACCGTCTTTGCTAAATTAATTGTTCACGTTTGATTCTAATTAAAGTAATCATTGAAATTAAAAGAAAAATCATTTTCTGGATTATTGGCAAAAGCTAAGGAATATAATCTTGTTTTTGCTGCTTGTAAATATGGTCTAATTTCTGATTCTTTTACTTTTTCAATATCACCAACTTCAATTTTTAAATCTAACAAATTAATTTCCTTGATATTTCTAAGGTCATCTTATTCCAATGTTTTTTCAATTTCTTTAATTTTTGCTTTTAGTTTCAAAATATTATTTTGTAAATTTTTGATTTTTTTTATGTTTATTTATTGATTCTCTATGTTTATTTGTTCATTTAAAATATTAATTTTATGATTTAATAGGTGAATTATTATTTTAACATTATTTATATTATCTTCTTGCTCTTGATTTGTCGTTTCAGTAATTGCTTCTTATAAATATTGCAGTTTTTTATTACCGCTACAAGCAATTAAACTTCCTCCGGGTGTACTAATTAATCCACATATTCCTAAAATATTTAATAATTTTTTCATTTTTCAGTATTTTTTCCTTTTCTAAAACTTAATAATTAAATTAATACTTAAAGTATTAATAATATTTTATAAAAAAATATTAAAAACAAAATAAAATTAATTTTTATCAAATTATTTTTAATTTAAACAAATATTTTTTATTTTTATTTTTAATATAATAATTTTTTTTATATAATATAACTAATATAATGCTATTTTAATAATCGAGTAAGATTATTAATCATTTCTGTTAATTTTGTAATCAAGCCATTATAAACATTAGAATCAGTATAATCAATTCCGATATCTTTTAAAATTGCTAATGCTTCTTTACGACCACCTTGTTTTAAAAAATTTAGTAAATATTCTGAATGACCATTAATGACATCATTATAAAGTTTAAATGAAGCAACAATACAAGTTGCATATTTATAAACATAATATGGTGAATGAAAGAAATGTAAAATTCGTGGTCAACTATATGTCTTTTGTTGTAACTCATGTTTATCAAAAACAGTATAACCAAATTCATTAGCTTTTTGATCAAAAAGATTTGCTAATTTATCAGCATCTAATGGCTCATTATTTTCAAGCATTTTATGCGCAGCTCATTCAAAATCAGCAAAATGAATTTGGCGAAAAAAAGTTGCCATAATTTCATCAATTCGATTTTGTAATAAATAAATTTTTTCTTCTTTACTTTCAGCATATTTATATAAATAATCAAATAATAAGTGCTCATTAACTGTTGAAGCAACTTCTGCTAAAATAATTGGATAACTATTTAATGGATATTTATTATTTAAATCTGCTAATAATGTGTGAACAGAATGACCGGCTTCATGTGCTAATGTATTAACTGAACCAATTGTATCATCTCAATTCATTAAAATAATTGGTTCAACTCCTGAACCACCAGATGAATAAGCACCACTACGTTTATTAGTATCTTCAAAGTAATCAATGCGATGATCACTTCAAACTAACTCTAATTGGGTTAAATATTCATTTCCTAATGGTTGTAGGGATTCACGTATCATTTTTTTTGCATCTTCAACAGTATATTTCTTATCTAATGATGCAATGTTTTTAACTAACTTCAAACTACCATCAGTTGGATAAAACTTTTTAAATTTAAAATGTTTTTTTAATAACTCATTATATTGAACAAATAAATTACTATTTTCACGACCATATTTAATTAAACTTTCATAAATTTCTTCAGATACATCATCATTATTTAATGATGCTTGTAAAGTATTTTTATAACCACGTAAGCGAACAGACTCAACACTATGTTGAATGATTCCCTCATAAATTCGTGCAAAAGAATGTTTTTTATCAACTAAATGCTCAGAAAACAATTGTGCTGTTTTAATTCGAAATTCTTGTTCACCTAATGGATCAGATTTCTCCATAATTTCACTATATACACTATTTGTTAATTCTGTTTTTGTTCCTTGATAATCAATAAAAGTTGACTTTTTATCAGCATATGCTAATAAATCATATAATTCATAAGCTACACTTCGTGACCGTGTTACTAAAGCTAAAATTTCTTCATCACGTTCTGATAAAATATATTTTGCATTTTTAAAAAACTTACTATAACTATATTCATATGCACTTAATGCAGAATCTTCTTTAATTCATCTCATAATTGTTTTTTCACCAATTGCTTTTAATTCGGGAGCAACAAAAGCTAATTGACTTAAAATTTGATTTAAAGTATTTGAATAAGTTCCTGCTAATTCTTGATATGATAAATCAGTTGTATCAATATCACCCATATGTAAATATTGTCCCATTTTATTTGCAATTAAATCAATTTCTTCATCTAAAAAAATATATTTTTTAAAAACAGCTATTTGATTTAACTTTCCTTTAAAGGTGATAATTTCTTCTAATTTTTTTGCAATTTTTGCTAAATCTTTTTTCCATGCTTCATGATTGGAATATAAATGATTGAAATCTCATTTATATTGTGCTGGTGCTTCATTTCGTTTCATTCTTTTCTCCTTTTTTCTAAATTTACCTTTTTATATTATAACGGAAAACAAAATATTTTTATTGTTATTCTAGATAATGTTATAATATTTTGTATATAATTATCTATATAGAAAGAAGGAATTTTACAATGGTATTATTAAATGACAAAAAACAAGATTTAACACTAAAAGCAATTTTTAAAGGTGATAAAATCAACCCATTAGTTGTCCAAGAAAACGGTGCAACTACTTTAATTTCAGAAGAAAAAACAATTTATTCTTATTTCGAAAAAGCATTAACTTTTAAAAATGCTGAAGATTTTATTCAAAATTTTATGAAAACAATTAAATATAGTTTAAATATTGATGTTGACACTTTTAAAAAAGGTGCTGAAGCAAATACTCATATTTTTAAAGCACTAGCAGAAG from Spiroplasma kunkelii CR2-3x includes:
- the pepF gene encoding oligoendopeptidase F, with product MKRNEAPAQYKWDFNHLYSNHEAWKKDLAKIAKKLEEIITFKGKLNQIAVFKKYIFLDEEIDLIANKMGQYLHMGDIDTTDLSYQELAGTYSNTLNQILSQLAFVAPELKAIGEKTIMRWIKEDSALSAYEYSYSKFFKNAKYILSERDEEILALVTRSRSVAYELYDLLAYADKKSTFIDYQGTKTELTNSVYSEIMEKSDPLGEQEFRIKTAQLFSEHLVDKKHSFARIYEGIIQHSVESVRLRGYKNTLQASLNNDDVSEEIYESLIKYGRENSNLFVQYNELLKKHFKFKKFYPTDGSLKLVKNIASLDKKYTVEDAKKMIRESLQPLGNEYLTQLELVWSDHRIDYFEDTNKRSGAYSSGGSGVEPIILMNWDDTIGSVNTLAHEAGHSVHTLLADLNNKYPLNSYPIILAEVASTVNEHLLFDYLYKYAESKEEKIYLLQNRIDEIMATFFRQIHFADFEWAAHKMLENNEPLDADKLANLFDQKANEFGYTVFDKHELQQKTYSWPRILHFFHSPYYVYKYATCIVASFKLYNDVINGHSEYLLNFLKQGGRKEALAILKDIGIDYTDSNVYNGLITKLTEMINNLTRLLK
- a CDS encoding lipoprotein → MKKLLNILGICGLISTPGGSLIACSGNKKLQYL